The Fulvivirga ligni genome window below encodes:
- a CDS encoding OsmC family protein, translating into MKRIAQAHWAGNVKTGKGDLTTQSKVLNNTNYSFKTRFEDGEMGTNPEELLAAAHAGCFTMAVGFALTEKGFDPQSLDTKVTVSMEGFNITGVHLSIAGNVSGISLKEFEAITKEAERNCLISKVLNIPISSEARLLNAE; encoded by the coding sequence ATGAAACGAATAGCACAAGCACACTGGGCTGGTAATGTCAAAACTGGTAAGGGGGATCTAACAACCCAGAGTAAAGTATTAAATAATACAAATTACAGTTTCAAAACCCGTTTTGAGGATGGTGAAATGGGTACTAACCCTGAAGAATTATTAGCGGCAGCACATGCAGGTTGCTTTACCATGGCTGTGGGCTTTGCCCTAACGGAAAAGGGTTTCGATCCTCAATCATTAGATACAAAGGTCACTGTATCTATGGAAGGTTTTAACATTACCGGAGTGCACTTATCTATTGCTGGTAATGTGTCGGGAATCAGCCTGAAAGAATTTGAAGCCATCACAAAGGAAGCTGAGCGTAATTGTTTGATATCTAAAGTACTCAACATACCTATCAGTTCCGAAGCGCGCCTATTGAACGCTGAATAA
- a CDS encoding NmrA family NAD(P)-binding protein, translating to MKKIVILGATGTVGSKISEILLNEGNQVTVMARHTDRLQKFKSMGAEVISGDVTDVKTLTNAFKNADSAFLILPDNPKAENTRAYQRQVTSNYIQAIEKSGIKYIVNMSSLGSHMHEGNGMMGGTGEQEVRLNQLENVNVLHIRSAYFMENWLRIIGLVKAKGIAGTAADGDTAIPMVATQDVAKIAAGHLAKLDFTGKSVHAVMGPRDYTYREFTGIIGQAIGKPELPYVQIPEEQAKQIFLGNGLSEDFVDNLIGMAVAIKDGIFNYQKRDESTTTGTTAEQFVNEVYLPIFNQQQA from the coding sequence ATGAAAAAAATAGTAATCCTCGGAGCCACTGGAACCGTGGGAAGTAAAATTTCTGAAATTCTATTAAATGAAGGAAATCAAGTTACCGTGATGGCAAGACATACAGATAGGTTACAAAAATTTAAAAGTATGGGTGCAGAGGTAATTAGTGGTGATGTCACTGATGTAAAAACCCTTACCAATGCTTTCAAAAATGCAGATAGTGCTTTCCTTATTTTGCCTGATAACCCAAAAGCAGAAAACACCAGGGCGTATCAACGTCAGGTAACGAGTAACTACATTCAGGCCATCGAGAAATCAGGCATCAAATACATCGTCAACATGAGTAGTCTGGGTTCTCATATGCACGAAGGTAACGGCATGATGGGTGGCACCGGAGAGCAGGAAGTGCGATTGAATCAATTGGAAAATGTAAACGTACTGCACATCCGCTCTGCCTATTTCATGGAAAACTGGCTAAGAATCATTGGTTTGGTCAAAGCGAAGGGAATTGCAGGTACAGCAGCTGATGGAGATACGGCTATTCCCATGGTGGCCACTCAGGATGTAGCCAAAATTGCGGCAGGTCATCTGGCAAAACTGGACTTTACGGGCAAAAGTGTACATGCAGTAATGGGCCCAAGAGACTATACATACCGAGAGTTTACGGGCATTATCGGTCAAGCCATTGGTAAACCAGAGTTACCCTATGTGCAAATTCCGGAAGAACAAGCCAAACAGATCTTTTTAGGCAATGGTTTGTCAGAAGACTTTGTAGATAACCTAATAGGAATGGCAGTGGCCATTAAGGATGGAATATTTAATTACCAAAAAAGAGATGAGTCCACAACCACAGGTACCACAGCAGAGCAATTTGTGAATGAAGTCTATCTCCCAATATTTAATCAGCAACAAGCTTAG
- a CDS encoding helix-turn-helix domain-containing protein, whose protein sequence is MVVDYKKIDLFGKQFLQRVVIEPPFDFAFPTAEQACFLYMRNGEMQFQFQDAHTDIPANHALLLNCIHPGKQIKDINNSDGEIVIVTFHPDILKKIYEKELPVIFQKNSQISNQSNSRVNNDFLIQKYIEGLLFYFENPSMVNDEILILKLKEIILLLSQTSNASTIQVILSQLFSPTTYTIKHIVEANLFSQINVEELAERTNLSLSSFKREFKKLYNDSPASYIKNKKLERAAELLIISNERITDIAFDCGFNDLANFTKSFHDKFGHTPTDYRIKMRD, encoded by the coding sequence ATGGTTGTTGACTATAAAAAAATTGATCTATTTGGAAAGCAATTCCTTCAAAGAGTGGTAATAGAACCTCCTTTTGATTTTGCTTTTCCCACTGCAGAACAGGCATGCTTTTTATATATGAGAAATGGTGAGATGCAGTTTCAATTTCAGGATGCACACACGGATATTCCTGCCAATCATGCCTTATTGCTCAATTGTATTCATCCTGGCAAGCAAATAAAGGATATTAATAATAGCGATGGTGAAATTGTAATTGTTACTTTCCATCCTGACATCTTGAAGAAAATCTATGAAAAGGAGCTGCCAGTAATTTTTCAAAAGAACAGTCAGATTTCTAATCAGTCTAATAGTAGGGTTAACAATGATTTTCTGATTCAAAAATACATAGAGGGTCTTTTGTTTTATTTCGAAAACCCCTCCATGGTGAATGATGAAATTTTGATTCTGAAGCTGAAGGAGATCATTCTACTATTATCCCAAACCAGCAATGCAAGCACTATTCAGGTGATACTCTCCCAGCTTTTTTCACCAACTACCTACACCATAAAACATATAGTAGAGGCCAACCTTTTTTCTCAGATCAATGTAGAAGAACTGGCAGAACGAACTAATCTGAGCCTATCTTCTTTTAAGAGAGAGTTTAAGAAATTGTATAATGACTCACCCGCCAGTTATATCAAAAACAAAAAATTAGAAAGAGCAGCCGAACTCCTCATTATTTCAAACGAGAGAATAACTGACATCGCCTTTGATTGTGGATTTAACGATTTGGCCAATTTCACTAAAAGCTTCCATGATAAGTTTGGCCATACTCCGACCGATTATCGTATTAAAATGAGAGATTAA
- a CDS encoding alkene reductase gives MKLLEQTQLGNLTLKNKMAMSAMTRSRADMNGVVGDMTVQYYTQRVSAGLIFTEAIRISEEATGSPLTPGIYTNEQIEAWKKVTNSVHNNGGKIIAQLWHTGRVGHSIDRNGKLPLAPSAVGIKGMQHFTSQGLKDYETPQEITVAEIKQTVKDYGQAAKNAMEAGFDGVELHAANGYLPNQFLAESANQRTDEYGGSFENKARFVLEIMQELIAAVGSDKVGIKISAYHPYGDIFYDDPVGTYNYLIDELNKLDFAFVELMKKNPFFPPPAQYPTADEVEMYGSRINKPAIANTGYNKDSAEAEIEKGIAQMVSFGTLFLANPDLPKRFELDAELNEPDRATMFGGGEQGYIDYPFLSK, from the coding sequence ATGAAACTATTAGAGCAAACACAGTTAGGAAATCTAACGCTAAAAAATAAAATGGCTATGTCTGCCATGACCAGAAGCCGTGCAGATATGAACGGTGTAGTAGGTGATATGACCGTCCAATACTATACCCAAAGAGTGAGTGCAGGCTTGATCTTTACGGAAGCTATCAGAATAAGTGAGGAAGCTACAGGTAGTCCACTCACACCTGGTATTTATACTAACGAGCAGATCGAGGCATGGAAAAAAGTGACCAATTCAGTGCATAATAACGGAGGTAAGATCATTGCCCAACTATGGCATACCGGTCGTGTCGGGCATTCTATTGATAGAAATGGAAAGTTACCATTGGCTCCTTCTGCAGTAGGCATTAAAGGAATGCAACACTTTACCTCACAAGGCTTAAAAGATTATGAAACGCCTCAGGAAATCACGGTTGCCGAAATAAAACAAACCGTAAAAGATTACGGACAAGCAGCCAAAAATGCAATGGAAGCCGGATTTGACGGTGTAGAACTGCATGCGGCAAATGGATATTTACCCAATCAGTTCCTGGCAGAGAGTGCCAACCAAAGAACCGATGAGTATGGTGGAAGTTTTGAAAACAAGGCAAGGTTCGTTTTAGAAATCATGCAGGAATTAATCGCTGCAGTAGGGAGTGATAAAGTGGGAATTAAAATTTCTGCCTATCACCCTTATGGTGACATCTTTTATGACGATCCGGTTGGAACATACAACTATCTCATTGACGAACTCAATAAACTGGATTTTGCTTTTGTCGAACTAATGAAAAAAAATCCATTCTTCCCTCCTCCAGCGCAATATCCAACAGCGGATGAAGTAGAAATGTATGGTAGCAGAATAAACAAACCAGCGATCGCAAACACGGGATACAACAAAGATTCAGCCGAAGCGGAAATAGAGAAAGGCATCGCTCAAATGGTTTCATTTGGAACCCTATTCTTAGCCAATCCCGATTTGCCAAAGCGCTTTGAACTGGATGCAGAATTAAATGAGCCAGACAGAGCTACAATGTTCGGTGGTGGTGAACAGGGATATATTGATTACCCATTCTTAAGTAAATAA
- a CDS encoding alpha/beta fold hydrolase yields MKIIKRIALLLMLVFTLNACADDDSPSKSPSTFVLVHGAWQASFVWDKLKADLEKEGHKVVKIELLGHGEDQTPVSEITFDGYVAQVTAAIEALNTPVILVGHSLGGAIVTQAASKVPKSIDKLVYVAGFIPKSGSSVFEYSGMDEGTSIPSALEFSEDGSTVTIAHPEVNMREIFCQYSSDEDIHLLVEKLRPEPVTAAGTPLNYSAETYAGISNKYYVFTTKDQAISYPFQQQMAKEANITNTYEIEAGHSPFLSKPDELVQIFNTILEK; encoded by the coding sequence ATGAAAATTATAAAAAGAATAGCTCTTTTATTAATGTTAGTATTTACATTAAATGCATGCGCAGATGATGATAGTCCATCAAAAAGCCCTTCCACCTTTGTGCTCGTTCACGGAGCCTGGCAGGCCTCTTTTGTTTGGGATAAATTGAAAGCAGATTTAGAGAAGGAAGGCCATAAAGTGGTAAAAATAGAATTACTCGGGCATGGAGAAGACCAGACTCCTGTATCAGAAATAACATTTGATGGATATGTGGCTCAGGTTACGGCCGCTATTGAAGCATTAAATACTCCGGTTATTTTGGTGGGGCATAGTTTAGGGGGAGCAATAGTAACTCAGGCTGCTAGCAAAGTGCCGAAGAGCATTGATAAGCTGGTTTATGTGGCTGGTTTTATTCCGAAGAGTGGCAGTAGTGTGTTCGAATATTCTGGTATGGATGAAGGCACATCCATACCATCAGCGCTGGAATTTTCTGAAGATGGAAGCACCGTGACTATTGCTCATCCGGAAGTGAATATGCGTGAGATATTCTGTCAGTATAGTTCTGATGAAGATATTCATTTGTTAGTGGAAAAGCTACGTCCGGAACCAGTTACGGCTGCTGGTACTCCGCTCAACTACAGTGCTGAAACATATGCTGGTATTAGCAATAAATACTATGTATTTACTACAAAAGACCAGGCCATTAGCTATCCTTTTCAGCAACAAATGGCTAAGGAAGCGAACATTACCAATACTTATGAAATAGAAGCCGGGCACAGTCCTTTTCTCTCCAAGCCTGATGAACTGGTGCAGATCTTTAACACCATTTTGGAAAAATAG